One genomic window of Cydia pomonella isolate Wapato2018A chromosome 6, ilCydPomo1, whole genome shotgun sequence includes the following:
- the LOC133518642 gene encoding uncharacterized protein LOC133518642 produces MENIEKHIVIQADTLEKVKKAYVNYKKSPKERLTAGYMKGRIDTLELYWKEFKVLHEMLILSIPMEQRQATNYFADNMFEEFEEAYYAYKGEMMSKLDCMVPTKTLVHVTAESGQSHVLRALVDQGSEESFATARAVELLGLKKTKISGVISGVEECETTIKHRVTLRIQSSTLQVYRLQDKLKKIIKRFWEVESELYTKQSMWTKEEEKCEEIYQQTTTRDETGRYVVQLPLKTTFEDTVRSCGNTKHQAVIRLEQLERKFARNEHLKAEYTRVIHEYLQLGHMKKVDAEDEGHENLDEMKATCKEINALLKAGGFEMQKWSSNSEELLKDLVDGTNTPEPVKDKKEIKLDKIIKILGLTWDRKDDTFHVSVSLPASRIPVTKRVILSDVASLFDPFGWLSPVVIPAKIMIQKLWLCHCGWDDELSSELVDEWMSFRDELHELQTVKIPRWIKMSSHCKEVYLHGFSDASTLALAAVVYARVIDEHEVVHVTMLASKTKVAPLKQLTVPKLELCAAVILAKLLHEISRLLNIPMHKIYAWTDSMVVLSWLQSPPSRWQVFVGNRVSEIIQHIDNDRWRHVSSEDNPADLASRGIRSSELANNELWWSGPRWLKETNTEMLRATTIPTTDLESKKSFHTSVQDTPIWERFSSMVRMKRVIAQCKRFLDYKNRRHDILSAAELDEVETCCVRYYQKLVYSQEFEDLKKKGKVRNKSSLIKLTPYVDEHDLLRVGGRLSKADLPEDAKHPIIVPSKQHVARLIIADAHTKTLHGTILQTMTYVRSKYWVIGLKSSVRDFTRKCIMCIKNNALTRQQLMGQLPTSRVTQNRAFYHSGVDFAGPVYLRTSKGRGRTSAKGYICLFVCMCTKAIHLEAVTDLTAQAFIAAFRRFVARRGHCAQLWSDNGTNFIGADKELRDIWSKSTNSVPKEIAELLANDGTTWHFVPPKSPNFGGLWESGVRSAKRHLLRVNGATKLTYEEFSTQLSQVEACLNSRPLCQLDDTLDTHNPLTPGHFLVGEALINIPDRSYETKSLHLLTRWQLVQKQTQDFWKKWQSDYLNTLQQKHKWYDVVKSPCIGDVVIMKEQDLPPAKWLLGKITALHAGPDNLVRVVTVQCKGNHILKRPLSKLILLPKTTD; encoded by the exons ATGGAAAACATTGAAAAGCATATAGTGATTCAAGCCGACACGCTTGAAAAGGTGAAAAAGGCGTACGTTAACTACAAAAAATCGCCTAAGGAGAGATTGACGGCTGGTTATATGAAGGGAAGAATAGATACACTGGAGTTGTACTGGAAAGAGTTTAAAGTCTTACatgaaatgttaattttgtcGATTCCTATGGAACAGCGTCAAGCTACAAATTATTTCGCCGACAACATGTTTGAGGAATTTGAAGAAGCGTATTACGCATACAAAGGCGAAATGATGTCTAAGTTAGATTGTATGGTGCCGACAAAAA CACTGGTGCATGTCACAGCGGAGTCGGGGCAGTCACACGTGCTTCGGGCTCTCGTGGACCAGGGTTCAGAGGAGTCCTTCGCGACTGCAAGGGCGGTCGAGTTGCTGGGTTTGAAGAAAACTAAAATCAGCGGAGTGATCTCTGGTGTTGAGGAGTGTGAGACGACTATCAAACATAGGGTAACATTACGCATTCAATCAAG CACATTACAAGTCTACAGGTTACAAGACAAATTGAAGAAgataataaaaaggttttggGAGGTAGAATCTGAACTATACACGAAGCAGAGCATGTGGACGAAAGAGGAAGAAAAGTGCGAGGAAATATATCAGCAAACAACAACGAGGGACGAGACAGGGAGGTACGTAGTACAGCTTCCTTTAAAGACAACTTTTGAAGACACTGTAAGATCGTGTGGAAATACAAAGCATCAGGCAGTAATCAGATTAGAGCAGCTGGAAAGAAAGTTCGCCCGAAACGAGCATCTGAAAGCAGAATACACCAGAGTTATACACGAGTACTTACAGTTAGGCCATATGAAGAAGGTCGACGCAGAAGATGAAG GTCATGAAAATCTCGACGAAATGAAAGCAACCTGTAAagaaataaatgcattattaAAGGCAGGTGGTTTCGAGATGCAAAAGTGGTCTAGTAACTCTGAAGAACTCCTGAAGGACTTGGTTGATGGCACGAACACTCCGGAACCTGTAAAAGACAAAAAAGAGAttaaattagataaaataataaaaatactgggACTCACCTGGGATAGGAAGGATGATACTTTTCACGTTTCAGTTAGCTTACCAGCAAGCAGGATACCTGTAACAAAGAGAGTGATTTTATCTGATGTTGCTAGCTTGTTTGATCCTTTTGGATGGCTCTCACCTGTTGTAATACCAGCCAAAATCATGATCCAAAAATTATGGCTTTGTCATTGTGGTTGGGATGATGAGTTATCTTCAGAGTTGGTTGACGAATGGATGAGCTTCAGAGACGAATTGCACGAGCTACAAACTGTTAAGATTCCAAGATGGATCAAGATGTCATCTCACTGCAAAGAAGTATATCTGCACGGGTTCTCTGATGCCTCAACACTTGCACTTGCAGCTGTTGTGTATGCAAGAGTTATCGACGAGCACGAAGTTGTTCATGTCACGATGTTAGCCTCTAAAACAAAAGTAGCCCCCCTGAAGCAATTGACGGTCCCGAAGCTTGAACTTTGTGCTGCGGTGATATTAGCAAAGCTGCTGCATGAAATTTCAAGGTTATTGAACATACCTATGCACAAAATCTACGCTTGGACAGACTCGATGGTAGTGCTTTCATGGTTGCAGTCCCCACCCAGCCGCTGGCAAGTATTCGTTGGCAACAGAGTGTCAGAAATTATCCAGCATATAGATAACGATAGGTGGAGACACGTTTCGTCGGAAGACAACCCAGCTGATCTTGCCTCAAGAGGTATCAGGTCAAGTGAACTAGCAAACAATGAACTTTGGTGGAGTGGACCCAGATGGTTAAAGGAGACAAACACTGAGATGTTAAGGGCCACTACAATTCCAACAACAGATTTAGAAAGCAAGAAATCATTCCACACTTCAGTACAAGACACACCTATTTGGGAGAGATTTTCGTCGATGGTCAGGATGAAAAGAGTGATAGCTCAATGTAAGAGATTTTTAGATTATAAAAACAGAAGACATGATATCTTGAGCGCTGCTGAATTAGATGAAGTTGAAACCTGCTGCGTGAGATATTATCAGAAACTAGTATATAGCCAAGAATTTGAAGACCTGAAAAAGAAAGGAAAGGTTAGAAACAAAAGTTCATTAATTAAACTTACCCCGTACGTAGATGAACACGATTTACTGCGAGTTGGAGGACGGTTGAGTAAAGCGGATCTGCCAGAAGACGCTAAACACCCGATTATCGTACCAAGCAAGCAACATGTTGCAAGGTTAATAATAGCGGATGCTCACACCAAAACTTTACATGGCACAATCTTGCAGACGATGACCTACGTTAGAAGTAAGTACTGGGTCATAGGTCTCAAATCATCAGTTAGAGATTTCACTCGTAAATGCATCATGTGTATAAAAAACAATGCACTCACAAGACAGCAGCTAATGGGTCAGTTACCCACCTCAAGAGTCACTCAGAATCGCGCCTTTTACCACAGTGGAGTTGATTTTGCTGGGCCAGTGTATCTGAGAACGTCAAAGGGTCGAGGTCGTACATCTGCAAAGGGCTACATCTGCTTGTTTGTCTGCATGTGCACAAAAGCAATCCACTTAGAAGCAGTAACTGATCTTACAGCTCAAGCATTCATCGCGGCGTTCAGGAGGTTCGTCGCACGTAGAGGACATTGCGCACAATTATGGAGTGACAATGGGACCAATTTTATTGGTGCTGATAAGGAACTAAGAGATATATGGTCTAAGAGCACTAACAGTGTACCTAAAGAGATAGCTGAACTTCTTGCTAATGATGGTACGACGTGGCACTTTGTGCCGCCAAAGTCACCCAACTTTGGAGGCCTGTGGGAAAGTGGAGTACGCTCGGCAAAGCGCCACCTATTGAGAGTCAACGGAGCTACGAAGTTGACGTATGAAGAATTTTCAACTCAGCTAAGCCAGGTTGAAGCGTGTCTAAATTCAAGGCCACTCTGTCAGCTGGATGATACTCTGGACACACATAACCCCCTCACGCCAGGACACTTTCTTGTAGGTGAAGCTCTGATTAACATTCCTGATAGAAGTTATGAAACTAAAAGTTTACATTTGTTAACACGCTGGCAACTCGTACAAAAACAAACGCAAGATTTCTGGAAAAAATGGCAGTCAGATTATTTAAACACACTTCAGCAAAAACACAAGTGGTACGATGTAGtaaaatcaccctgtataggagATGTTGTCATTATGAAGGAGCAGGACTTACCACCGGCCAAGTGGCTGCTAGGCAAGATCACGGCACTGCACGCAGGGCCTGATAATTTAGTTCGTGTTGTAACGGTCCAGTGCAAGGGCAATCACATTCTAAAGAGACCGTTGtctaaattaatattgttaccTAAAACTACAGATTAA